In one Streptomyces venezuelae genomic region, the following are encoded:
- a CDS encoding barstar family protein yields MADIELVVDLRGRPIETLNDFWDAVAGPCGLPEWFGRNLDAWSDTIHARGISNVIDSHDLLVVHVDQQGLFSEGRQAGHALAGVFDGEQNRLVVHATK; encoded by the coding sequence GTGGCAGACATAGAGTTGGTCGTTGACCTGCGAGGGCGTCCGATCGAGACGCTCAACGATTTCTGGGATGCGGTAGCTGGGCCGTGCGGGCTTCCAGAGTGGTTCGGTCGCAACCTGGATGCCTGGTCAGACACGATTCACGCTCGGGGTATTTCGAACGTCATCGACAGCCATGACCTTCTGGTCGTGCATGTCGATCAGCAGGGTCTGTTCAGCGAAGGCCGACAAGCTGGACATGCTCTGGCCGGCGTCTTTGACGGCGAGCAGAACCGCCTGGTCGTCCACGCAACGAAGTGA
- a CDS encoding IS5 family transposase (programmed frameshift) has product MSVRLVITEAMWDRIEPLMPADPVRGRRWADHRRTLEAIAWKYRTCSPWRDLPEELGSFQTAHKRLIRWASDGTWERILTTVLAAADDSDDVGWTVSVDSTVCRAHQHAAGARKRGSHGRAEPGDHGLGRSRGGLSTKVHLVSDSHARPLAVHVTAGQAGDAPAFEAVMAGIRVPRIGPGRRRTRPDALLADRAYSSRAIRSHLRQRGIRAVIPQPSDQVGHRLRRGRAGGRPPGFDAEAYTQRNSVERRINRLKQWRGLAMRTDKLAIAYQAALHLAAILIWARR; this is encoded by the exons GTGTCTGTCCGGTTAGTGATCACTGAGGCGATGTGGGACCGGATCGAGCCGCTGATGCCGGCCGATCCGGTCCGCGGCCGGCGATGGGCCGACCATCGCCGAACTCTGGAGGCCATCGCATGGAAGTACCGCACCTGCTCTCCCTGGCGAGACCTTCCGGAAGAGCTCGGGTCGTTCCAGACTGCCCACAAAAGGCTGATCAGATGGGCCTCTGACGGTACCTGGGAACGGATCCTCACCACCGTCCTGGCGGCAGCAGATGACAGCGATGATGTCGGCTGGACCGTGTCGGTGGACTCCACCGTCTGCCGGGCCCACCAGCACGCCGCCGGTGCCAGGAAAAGGGGGAGCCATG GGCGCGCGGAACCTGGCGATCACGGTCTTGGACGCTCTCGAGGCGGGTTGAGCACCAAGGTCCACTTGGTCAGCGACAGCCACGCACGGCCGCTGGCCGTCCACGTCACCGCAGGTCAGGCAGGCGATGCTCCGGCTTTCGAAGCCGTCATGGCCGGCATCCGGGTTCCGCGAATTGGGCCTGGTAGGCGGAGGACCCGGCCGGATGCCCTTCTCGCCGACCGCGCGTACTCATCCCGCGCGATCCGGAGCCACCTTCGCCAACGCGGGATCCGTGCCGTCATCCCGCAGCCCTCCGACCAGGTTGGCCACCGTCTCCGCCGAGGCCGCGCTGGAGGCCGTCCGCCCGGCTTTGACGCCGAGGCATACACGCAGCGCAACTCGGTCGAACGACGCATCAACCGACTCAAGCAGTGGCGTGGCCTGGCCATGCGAACGGACAAACTCGCCATCGCCTACCAGGCCGCACTCCACCTCGCCGCCATCCTCATCTGGGCACGTCGATAG
- a CDS encoding PhlD has protein sequence MRRSESAPVAYVTRPSVEIPGYEISTADIVDDILRTMPEDTRAPSAAVVKRLASNLQIDTRSFVAPLKALSRPSTITERNNLAQPLMARMGTDAAQTAIKAAGLTNTDIDVIITSHSTTPATPGLDVHIINELQLRPDIRRMPATQLGCVGGAHALSWAAELVDAKPELRILIVISEALSTVYRSDKNDPAGIIYRLLFGDGAAACIVSSQPQGACLEITRTWQHVVPGTTDSYTLHTEPTGLHFTSEKWAPDGITHLMPPLWTWLRQDDKNWTPEVVIAHPGGPRILEDTLKGLNCTPQLLAHSWESLRTRGNLGGVAILDILARTADATPRHHSPTLLLGIGPGLAGAATQGQWHNPTNH, from the coding sequence ATGCGCAGATCGGAGAGCGCCCCCGTGGCCTACGTCACCCGGCCCTCAGTCGAAATCCCCGGATACGAAATATCCACCGCGGACATCGTCGACGACATCCTCCGCACCATGCCCGAAGACACCCGCGCGCCCTCAGCCGCGGTCGTCAAACGCCTGGCCAGCAACCTGCAGATCGACACCCGCTCCTTCGTGGCACCCCTCAAAGCCCTCTCCCGGCCCAGCACCATCACCGAACGCAACAACCTCGCCCAGCCGCTCATGGCCCGCATGGGCACAGACGCCGCCCAGACCGCTATCAAAGCCGCAGGCCTCACCAACACCGACATCGACGTCATCATCACCAGCCACAGCACCACCCCCGCCACCCCCGGCCTCGACGTCCACATCATCAACGAACTCCAACTGCGGCCAGACATCCGGCGCATGCCCGCCACCCAACTCGGCTGCGTCGGCGGCGCTCACGCCCTGTCCTGGGCCGCCGAACTCGTCGACGCCAAACCCGAACTCCGCATCCTCATCGTCATCTCAGAAGCACTCTCCACCGTCTACCGCTCCGACAAAAACGACCCCGCAGGCATCATCTACCGGCTGCTGTTCGGCGACGGCGCCGCAGCCTGCATCGTCTCCTCTCAACCTCAGGGTGCGTGCCTGGAGATCACCCGCACCTGGCAACACGTAGTACCAGGCACCACGGACTCCTACACCCTCCACACCGAACCCACAGGCCTCCACTTCACCTCGGAAAAGTGGGCGCCGGACGGAATCACTCACCTCATGCCGCCTCTGTGGACGTGGCTACGCCAGGACGACAAAAACTGGACTCCCGAAGTCGTCATCGCACACCCGGGCGGCCCCCGCATCCTGGAGGACACCCTCAAGGGCCTGAACTGCACGCCCCAACTCCTCGCACACTCCTGGGAAAGCCTCCGCACCCGCGGCAACCTCGGAGGCGTCGCCATCCTCGACATCCTCGCACGCACGGCCGATGCCACACCGCGCCACCACAGCCCCACACTCCTCCTCGGCATCGGCCCCGGCCTCGCCGGAGCCGCAACCCAAGGACAATGGCACAACCCAACCAACCACTAA